From Zingiber officinale cultivar Zhangliang chromosome 5B, Zo_v1.1, whole genome shotgun sequence, the proteins below share one genomic window:
- the LOC121987136 gene encoding LOB domain-containing protein 22-like → MDSRVSVLSPYSPSYADDESASKACAACRFRRQKCKGDCLLAPFFPAADKSRFQKAHRLFGVSKMKKILESLLPHQRAVAMATMIYESEVHAASPDTGCLDIILQLHSQIE, encoded by the coding sequence ATGGATTCAAGGGTTTCTGTGCTGTCGCCATATTCCCCCTCCTACGCCGACGACGAATCCGCGTCCAAAGCCTGTGCAGCTTGCAGATTTCGCCGCCAGAAGTGCAAGGGCGACTGCCTTCTCGCCCCGTTTTTCCCTGCGGCAGACAAAAGTAGATTCCAAAAGGCTCACCGTCTGTTCGGCGTCAGCAAGATGAAGAAGATCTTGGAGTCCCTCCTCCCCCATCAACGTGCCGTCGCCATGGCGACCATGATTTACGAGTCAGAGGTCCACGCCGCCAGCCCGGACACAGGATGTCTCGACATCATCCTCCAATTGCACAGTCAGATCGAGTGA
- the LOC121986337 gene encoding glucose-1-phosphate adenylyltransferase small subunit 1, chloroplastic-like, which yields MPAIGIAMNSALILPNDADRRSPPTPFLGSSSSRSLSSFFYVSGCHQMDLLHKAVAGAGRRKECFGVRSPIVVSPKAVSDSQSSQTCLDPDASRSVLGIILGGGAGTRLYPLTKKRAKPAVPLGANYRLIDIPVSNCLNSNISKIYVLTQFNSASLNRHLSRAYASNMGGYKNEGFVEVLAAQQSPENPNWFQGTADAVRQYLWLFEEHNVMEFLILAGDHLYRMDYEKFIQAHRETNADITVAALPMDEKRATAFGLMKIDEEGRITKFAEKPKGQQLESMKVDTTILGLDDERAKELPFIASMGIYVINKDIMMQLLRDKFPAANDFGSEVIPGATNIGLRVQAYLYDGYWEDIGTIEAFYNANLGITKRPIPDFSFYDRSAPIYTQPRYLPPSKMLDADVIDSVIGEGCVIKNCKIQHSVIGLRSCISEGAIIEDTLLMGADYYETDADKRLLALKGSVPMGIGKNSHVKRAIIDKNARIGDNVKIINSENVQEAARETEGFFIKSCIVTVIKDALVPSGTVI from the exons ATGCCGGCGATCGGGATTGCGATGAACTCTGCACTGATTCTCCCTAATGATGCCGATCGGAGATCTCCGCCGACGCCCTTCCTCGGATCGTCGAGTTCGCGTAGTCTCTCCTCTTTCTTCTATGTATCCGGTTGCCATCAAATGGACCTCCTCCACAAGGCGGTAGCTGGGGCGGGGAGGAGGAAGGAGTGCTTCGGAGTGAGGAGCCCGATCGTCGTCTCCCCCAAGGCGGTCTCCGACTCCCAGAGCTCGCAGACGTGCCTCGACCCCGATGCCAGCCGG AGTGTTCTAGGGATTATACTTGGGGGAGGTGCTGGGACACGCTTGTATCCTTTGACAAAGAAGAGGGCTAAACCGGCAGTACCTTTGGGTGCTAACTATCGGCTTATTGATATTCCTGTCAGCAATTGCTTGAACAGTAATATTTCCAAGATTTATGTTCTCACACAATTCAATTCTGCATCTCTCAACCGTCATCTTTCACGAGCCTATGCAAGTAACATGGGTGGGTACAAGAATGAAGGTTTTGTTGAAGTCCTTGCTGCACAACAGAGTCCAGAGAACCCTAACTGGTTTCAG GGTACTGCAGATGCAGTTAGGCAGTATTTGTGGCTCTTTGAGGAGCACAACGTCATGGAGTTTCTAATACTTGCTGGAGATCATTTGTACCGGATGGACTATGAGAAATTCATTCAAGCGCATAGAGAAACAAATGCTGATATTACTGTGGCTGCATTGCCAATGGATGAAAAGCGTGCAACCGCTTTTGGTCTGATGAAGATTGATGAAGAAGGGAGAATAACAAAATTTGCAGAGAAGCCAAAAGGACAACAGCTAGAGTCAATGAAG GTTGATACCACTATTCTTGGCCTGGATGATGAAAGAGCAAAAGAGTTGCCTTTTATTGCAAGTATGGGTATCTATGTCATCAACAAGGACATAATGATGCAATTACTTCGGGACAAATTTCCAGCAGCAAATGACTTTGGGAGTGAAGTTATCCCTGGCGCAACTAATATTGGGTTGAGG GTACAAGCTTATTTATATGATGGTTATTGGGAGGACATTGGTACAATCGAGGCATTTTACAATGCAAACCTTGGAATAACCAAAAGACCAATACCAGATTTCAG CTTTTATGATCGTTCTGCGCCAATCTATACACAACCTCGGTATTTACCACCTTCAAAGATGCTTGATGCTGATGTGATTGACAGTGTTATTGGCGAGGGATGCGTGATCAAA aactGCAAGATCCAACATTCTGTAATTGGACTTCGTTCTTGCATTTCTGAAGGTGCAATCATAGAAGATACGTTACTGATGGGAGCAGACTACTATGAG ACTGATGCTGATAAGAGGCTATTAGCTTTGAAAGGAAGTGTTCCTATGGGCATTGGGAAAAACTCCCATGTCAAAAGAGCTATCATAGACAAGAATGCTCGTATTGGAGATAACGTAAAG ATCATCAACAGTGAGAATGTGCAAGAAGCAGCGAGGGAGACTGAAGGATTCTTTATCAAAAGCTGCATAGTGACTGTGATAAAAGATGCATTAGTCCCCAGTGGAACTGTCATATAG
- the LOC121987138 gene encoding protein LATERAL ORGAN BOUNDARIES-like: MDSRVFEAAYRSPSPPLPVHPPLPPLPLPVSTPPPPLSSLHVSVVDDHSPYSSFYESVSSKACAACRFRRQKCNGDCLLAPFFPAADESRFQKAHRLFGVSKMKKILEPLLPRQRAVAMATMIYESEVHAASPGTGCLDIILYLHSQIERRAAHLDHLRRRHLSLLPSPTPALGTVIAGNGEIIIPPTTTGNLKRRCQDVPENDQKKQRIG; this comes from the coding sequence ATGGATTCCAGGGTTTTCGAGGCCGCCTATCGCTCCCCTTCTCCACCTCTTCCTGTTCATCCGCCGCTGCCGCCGCTGCCGCTGCCCGTTTCAACGCCGCCTCCACCTTTGTCGTCGTTGCATGTCTCTGTCGTGGATGATCATTCGCCGTATTCCTCCTTCTACGAATCTGTGTCGTCCAAAGCCTGCGCCGCTTGTAGATTCCGTCGCCAGAAGTGCAACGGCGACTGCCTTCTCGCCCCTTTTTTCCCTGCGGCAGACGAAAGTAGGTTCCAAAAGGCTCACCGTCTGTTCGGCGTCAGCAAGATGAAGAAGATCCTGGAGCCCCTCCTCCCCCGTCAACGCGCCGTCGCCATGGCGACCATGATTTATGAGTCAGAGGTCCACGCCGCCAGTCCGGGCACAGGATGTCTCGACATCATCCTCTATTTGCACAGTCAGATCGAGCGGAGAGCCGCTCATCTCGACCACCTCCGACGGCGGCATCTTTCGCTCCTGCCTTCTCCTACGCCCGCATTGGGCACTGTCATCGCCGGAAACGGTGAAATAATCATTCCACCTACTACCACCGGCAATCTCAAGCGCCGTTGCCAGGATGTTCCAGAGAATGATCAGAAGAAGCAGAGGATTGGCTGA